In the Nilaparvata lugens isolate BPH chromosome 9, ASM1435652v1, whole genome shotgun sequence genome, one interval contains:
- the LOC111060869 gene encoding forkhead box protein O1: MLGQPGGNNGENNQTGSHQQPSPTGRGPQAPSLPMLQPLDHYRLQLYNYAVQAERLRCQQFISPGGAGSQYPGTATALCPPYPATAAYHPRLALSMSLFHHRVFQPEEPKPQYSYIGLIAMAILSSPDHKLVLSDIYQYILDNYPYFRTRGPGWRNSIRHNLSLNDCFVKAGRSANGKGHYWAIHPANVDDFKKGDFRRRKAQRKVRKHMGLAVEDDGNDSSSPPPPPLSPTPVGTIWTPAAVFPTAFHHHHHHHQTNHHHHHHNHHTNVNLTSVTLNNMVGRKRQFDVASLLAPDNVSEQILPLQERKMTAKDLPIKGEPKLAGCIDAEHSLDMESAPEDGSSSKRKKVYSSDEDVDVSSEEVDVVSHNAPNDSNRHPRPTPLHHSIASSPAWPLPLPAVTYQNSCFNPTIVPAHMDQHTNSLVARYYQTAARRLQMHRHLNNSNSFSAYNDDNNGDANSSCKDDQARMSPTALEEDNV; encoded by the exons atgctAGGCCAGCCTGGAGGAAATAATGGAGAGAACAACCAGACTGGTAGTCACCAACAGCCAAGTCCGACTGGGAGAGGTCCTCAAGCGCCCAGTCTTCCTATGTTGCAGCCATTGGACCACTATCGGCTGCAGCTCTACAACTATGCAGTGCAAGCTGAGCGACTAAG ATGTCAGCAGTTTATCAGTCCTGGTGGAGCCGGGTCCCAATACCCAGGTACAGCCACAGCTTTGTGTCCACCCTACCCGGCCACAGCAGCCTACCATCCCAGGCTGGCACTGTCAATGTCCCTCTTCCATCACCGCGTATTTCAGCCAGAGGAGCCCAAACCACAGTACAGCTACATTGGATTAATAGCAATGGCCATTCTATCATCTCCTGACCATAAACTGGTTCTCTCCGATATCTATCAGTATATTCTGGACAACTATCCCTACTTCCGCACCCGGGGACCAGGCTGGAGGAACTCTATCCGTCACAACCTCTCTCTGAATGATTGTTTTGTGAAAGCGGGAAGAAGTGCCAATGGAAAAGGACACTATTGGGCGATACATCCGGCAAATGTAGATGATTTCAAGAAGGGGGACTTTAGGCGGAGGAAAGCGCAGCGAAAAGTGAGGAAACACATGGGTTTGGCTGTAGAGGATGATGGAAATGACTCGAGCAgtccaccacctcctccattGTCACCGACACCAGTTGGAACGATCTGGACTCCAGCGGCGGTTTTCCCCACAGCATTCCACCATCACCATCACCACCACCAAACCAACCATCACCACCATCATCACAACCATCACACAAATGTCAATCTCACATCAGTCACTCTAAACAACATGGTTGGCCGAAAACGGCAGTTTGATGTTGCATCCTTACTGGCTCCAGATAATGTTTCTGAGCAAATTTTACCTCTCCAGGAAAGAAAAATGACTGCGAAAGATCTTCCTATAAAAGGGGAACCAAAGCTTGCAGGATGCATAGATGCTGAACATAGCTTGGACATGGAATCCGCTCCTGAAGATGGGTCATCATCAAAAAGGAAAAAAGTCTACAGCAGTGATGAAGATGTAGATGTGAGCAGTGAGGAAGTTGATGTGGTCTCTCACAATGCTCCCAATGATAGCAATCGTCACCCTAGACCAACTCCCCTACATCACAGTATAGCATCTTCACCAGCTTGGCCCCTGCCACTACCAGCAGTAACCTACCAGAACAGCTGTTTCAATCCCACCATTGTTCCAGCACACATGGATCAGCATACAAACAGCTTGGTTGCTAGGTACTACCAGACTGCAGCTAGGCGATTGCAAATGCACAGACATCTGAACAATAGTAATAGTTTTAGTGCTtacaatgatgataataatggtGATGCGAATAGTAGTTGTAAGGATGATCAAGCAAGGATGTCACCAACAGCACTTGAAGAAGACAATGTTTAA